aaaagaaacatttcttttgcaccagatcagcatattagaatgatttctgaagaattatgtaatgctgaagactgaagtaatgtcATTACAGctatttaaagttgtaataatatgccacaatattactttttgactatatgtttgatcaaatgaattcagccttggtgatcataggatactttttaaaaatattaaaaaaatctgtgtgactaaccttttgaacagtagtatactTTTCGAATATACCTACATATTGCTCTTGTATTTGCTGATGGATGTCCATGTCGCCCAATCCCAGGCTCAGCTCTCCAGACTCAGTTATAACAGCACAATAGGTCGCAGTCCTTTGGTCCTGTAATCTGGCAACTGCGCTTGTATCCTGATGAGCATAAAGCAAAAAACTGTAGTTACAATGAAATTTTGGCTACAAGAgcaataaaatgctaaatataactcaCCATGTGTTTACAATAGTTTAGCACAGCGTCGCTATGAGAGTCTTTGCCAATGGCAGAGATGAAGAGAGGCTTGTGCCCTAATCTGCTTAAACAGTCTACatgaaatataagtaaaaaatgaGAATTGTATATATtcaatgaaaataatatgaatgaCACGTTACATACCAGCAATATTCCTGCCTACACCTCCAAAAGACTGACAAACACTTCCTGGATTTGTCTGACCAAACTGAaagtataatacaaaatatttacctGTATAATGTCATAAAAAGTTACTTGAGCTCCTTTAGCTTGTTTTATTAGTCTCACCACCAATTTCTTTGTTGCTCCTTTAGCGATGAAATCAACGTTTATTCCACCAATAACAATCTGAGGGAAATAAATAGTGTTATTTGAGCAGTATTTAGATAATATTACagtattagcttttattttttcattttaagttttagtaatattatgtgcttttgtcatttttattaagctttgggtttttattatttcttaatataGTTGTAGcagttttagtacttaaaatatttcagttggttgtCAAGGCAAAGTTGGTTTCAATGTTTAATCcaatattaatactttattttatttcagctttatttcaattaacaaaaaatattttttaattagttttagttaacaatagaaaacgcttaaaataaaatttagtctTTCCATAAGAGCttattatattttgcaaaaactatttgagagttttttagtttgtttttactgTACCACTTACAGTGTTGGAGTCTATTCTCTGGTCCTTTGATTTTCGGGTTTTAATGTCACCTCTGAAGTTGCCTCCACTTTTCTCTTTATGTTTAGAAAGGGCACATGCAATCTGACCGCCCACCTTGGCATTGTTTTGAATGAGTGCTATATCTGAAAATGAATGAACTTCAGGAAAATACCACAAAAAGACACATGAAaccaaaatgaacataaaaagttaatgttattataagtatatatatataagaatgtgTATACAGTAAACCTTATCATGACAAACTATCTTTTGTGTCTTAAACGGATACTGGCTTGCAAGGACTTCCCTTTAGTCAGCTCACTGACTCGCTGAAGGATAAAAGGGGTGACATCTCTTCCTGTGACACCTTTTGAGCTTCAGATATACAAAGAAAATGCTTTTATCAGAAGTGTTTGTCACTCGTACACTGTACATAAGGTATGGCCAATCACTGTTTTTCTCTACCTGGCCTCCGTCACAGCTGTTTGTATGGCATCTTCTATCTGTTGTCCTGTGGCTGCATGTTCCTCAGGGATGGGAATGGCCAACAGAAGACCACTTTGCAGCCCCAGAGATAGTGTGCTAGCTGTTGAGGAAAGAGAGAGTTAAAGATCCCTTCACAAATGACTAAGCAGGATGAGTTTATGTCTGAGGAACTTTATCTATGATCTCTGTTTCAACTAGCTCTTTCAGTTAGGATCACTGCAGCATTCGGTAAATGTGAAATATTGACATTTACTCAAATGTATGTGCGGTAAAAGCTTAAACACTAAGACTTGCCAATAAGATCCGCTGCTTCTTGAGAATCCACATTGCCGAGAGAAGAAATCCAATAACCAAAATCCACTTTGCCGAGAGAAGAAAGCCGGGAAGCTCTTTGAATCTCCATAGAActtaagtatatattatatatatatataaactccctttacaaaaaaatctaaaaaaaaaaactcaaattatatattatatatatatataaactcccTTTACAAAAAAGGGTAAAACAACAACGtcagatgattttgaagttggagtaGAAAATCATATTGTGTTTTTTGCCCTACCCTACCTTTTTTAACATCGCAGAGCTGGTGaaagacaagcatttgtggttaaaaagtatataaatttgcatttttcttAGAAAATGGCTGATTGTTTCACTatataagacccttattccttggctgggatcatttagagccctttgaagctgcattgaaaccgCAATTTGGACTTTCAACCCATTGGCTCCCATTGACGTAAGGAAaaatatatggagaaaaatcctggaatgttttccttaaaaaccttaatttctttttgactgaagaaagaaagacatgaacatttggatgacatgggggtgagtataTTACAagggaaatttttattctggaagtgaactaatcctttaaagtcTTACCAAGAACTCAAGAGTGCGACCGATATCTAGGATGGATTTCACCCCAGCTGACACAACAGCAACAGGGGTTCGACCCAGTTCAGTGAGGTCTGCGCTCACATCCAGAGCTACAAGAGATAATACACTGgtcattaaatatacatttcacaTGGATATAAGAACAATTTTGAAAATACACATGCAGTTTTCTCCATCTCTATGTACTCCTCCAATGCCTCCAGTTACAAAAACAGGAATCCCAGCTCTGTGAGCCGCAATCATTGTGCTGGAGACAGTTGTGCCACCCGACAAACcctagatttaaaatgaaacagacATTTCACATGAATAGATATAATCACATAGTTACAAATAAAGATTACTTCAGCTCCAGACCTTGCTGATGACATAAGGTAAGTCCCTTCTGGACACTTTTAGTGCCATTTTGCTTTGTGCCAGAAAGTCCAGTTCATCTGACGAAAGGCCCACATGAATGCTGCCCTCAAGAATCCCAACGGTTGCAGGGATTGCACCCTCAGCCCTCACAATTCCCTCCACTTCCTTTGCTGTACTGAAATTCAGAGGGAATGCAGTCGTTTGGTAAATACTGAATCCTTGTGGACATATTAAAAGtttccacattttatttttaaaaacctcgtgcaataataaaaaagaactagTCTGACTCTGTACTGtttttaagataaaaagtcacgTGACAACCCTGACTTTAGAATGGCCTGAGGGAAAAGTTCAACATATTAAGTGTTTGACAGCACTGTAGGAGATTTATCAAATTTTTCTACCTGAGATTGTGAGGATAAGGCATTCCATGTGTGATAATAGTGCTTTCCAAAGCCACAACTGGCCTTTGATCCGCTAAAGCCTCTTTCACATCAGGATGAATGATAAAGAGGCTGTCTGTAAGAGAAATATAGAATAGCTGACCCAAACAACACTGTATTCAAACCACTGAACCACAAGACATGCTCGACAAGTTTTAATTGATTCTCATATGTCTAGTGTTTgacaaattcaattttttttggcACATGGATTGCTTCTATGGTGCTTTTTGGCCATTTTGGAGCCTGACAGCCAAGGTCCCCATTTACTGTATGGAAAGTAAAAGTTTTGACATTTTgctaaacactttattttttcttagttCCACTGAAGATAAGAAAACCAGTTTGCAACAACATTGACAGGAAATGATAAATGATGGATGATAAATACTCAGTATAATCTGCAGGGATTCAATTAGTCAGATGTAAGATGTATTGCTTAGGAAAATGAAATTGGGACATGGTTGCTCTGAATGCAAATACCTGAATCTAGACCTGTGGTTTGTGCTAGTTTACCTTTTTTGCGATGTCTGCTGGATGAAGTTGTAATGCAACGTCTAAGAAACGCAGACAACCTCCACATCTTCAGAACTTGATCTTCAGGTCAGCAAAACTCGCAACGTAAAATACAGTCAAGCCACCGTGTGCTGCAGAGTTTCCACAAACTTCAAAAGGAACAATTTGTCATGCTCTACTTGTTTGAGACAAGTGACGTGCTGATATAAGCAACAGTCACAATCCTCCACGTTTCAAAAGatgaaatacagaaatacacTAAACATAAAACCAACACACGGGTCCAAGTAAACAATTCAGGACTTCAGTCGTTCAATGAAGACTGACAGAAACGAGGCTGCGTTCGCTCATTAAAACACTTCTCACGCGCTACTCGCTTTAAGAAGTGACTTCAGTCACGACTCGGCTTAAATAAAGCCAGTTTTGTATTCTGGCTATTAAACTCTCAGTTTAAGCTGTTTGCTTTTCGGCTCGACTCCGCTAGGTTGAACTTTGATCTGATTGGGTATGTTTGTACTAGTTGAGAATCGCCTTTTACTCAGAAAGTCTGTCAGATGGGGGATATACAAGggcattttaatgaataaaggtTTACAATGGGAATATCTACGAATATAGagatttttttggttggttttaatacatttttgtcttCTATTTTCTATAAGAGGTTTCATAACTCTATAGGCCACTTTCATAGACTCAGCTGACTGAATGAACTGCTTAAAATAAGTTTTGTAGACAAATAAATCTTGCCTATACATTTGAGAATAATGATAAAGCacccaaaataattatattattgatGTGCTGGCCCTTCTAAAGCAAAATAATCTGATAAAGTTGCCAGCAAATTGAATAATCtcacataaacatgtttttgtgtgtgtgtgtgtgtgtgtgtgtgtgtgtttgtttataagatgtcatttgattttttattgtacAAGTAAACAAATGAATATGATTATATAGACtataatagaaaaaaactatatagaaaaaaaaacagagattaacaaaaatataaaaaaagaaaggaaattataatatataacagaATAGAAGTATAATAGCAACAGTAGACTGATGATGTCAAGCTTAAATCAGACATTTTCACAGAGCCTGTAAGCATAAAGCATGTTGTGCCACAGGTTTAGTTGCTGGTAAACCCTTTACATCAATAGCTGTAATGCTACTCTGTACTGAGCCACTGTAATGCACATCTGTAGTAAGAACTGAAGAATTCTCGCTCAGTATTATGGCTGTCTCTGCAATGGAAGACTTTAAAACATGTTCGTCATTCTGAAACTTAACCATATTGACAAATGTATGAGCTTTATGCTCTTCAAACAGCCGATAACATTCAATCTCAGAGCTAGATTTAATGTCTGTAGGAAACGTTGACTCCAAGATGGTTTCCTCTTCTTGACCATCAGTGTCCAAAAGCTCCATTTCAAACCAATTTGGATTCTTCAGCTGGTAATTTTTAAAAGCTTCAATAGCATCCCGAAGTCCTCGTCCTGATGGACAGTTGAAGTAATCGTTCTCCCTGATGCCTTCAATGCACTTAATCCGGCCCGGCTCATGTTTTTCCATGTCTACTATTCGGAAGTAAAGTTCTTCAAAGTGCTTCATCAGTTTGTACTTCACCACAACGTTAAAAGGTGCTGGAACGTCATCCTCACTGCACACGTCATCAAAATAAGCCACCATGTACTTGTGGAAAGATGAAGCATGAACGAAATCCGGTATAATGAGGCTCAGAGCCGGTGTGAGCATGTCTCCTATGGGTGAACGTTCATCCTCCTTCAGTCTCACTTTGTGCTCACCGCACATGGCCTTCCACTTGGCATGTACGCCTGGAGAGCACAAGATCAGGACTTTATCTGAGGACTTGGAGATTCGTTCCCTTTGCATATCCAGCCACTGAATTCTGCCGATTGTGCTAAGCCAGGCGGAGTCCAGGAGATCTAGAGTTACATCTGTGCCACATTTAGCCCTCATGAAGGCACATAACTTCAAGATGATTTCTTTGTACAGGGGGTGGTCCAGAGAATAAATGATGATGACCCTCTTAGGCTCGTGAATGGGATTCCACTCGAGTTTACCCTTTGCACATGTTGAGTTGTCTGAGGAGGGCGTTTCTGTCAAAAGTCATGATTGTTATTAAGATACAAAAGCTTTGGAACCTTCAAAATGTATATATGCAGaataatgtagcctatatttgACTTTTATTACACTTGGTGCGATCAGGTACTCCTGGCAAGTTTGTATTTTTAAGAGATGGGAAGTTGTTTGATGTCAGTCGCGTTTCAATAACTATAacgcaatgatattacgcagcgcctgaaaatagtGAAAATAGAGTTGCAGCCGGCAAATTTCAGGCGCTGCGCAATATCATGGGGCCTGCTGCACCCATGTATGGTAGCAAAGTTtcttgattattacgccggattgagagtatagttcctagccatatgggCCTAGAAgatcgcaacttttcattttccgtcagttttagtacacgatgtaactacagaagagtcaagttttaaatagggaaaatatcaaaactctttggtcatttttgagtgagatgctaacagtctaatctgattcaatgatctatgctaagctaagctaaaagtgctaccgccagacccggagatcgaaaactcaactgtttaatgGATTTCAAAACCCTTACGAAAAAAGAAGTTtaattagtatacttcttttaaaacaactgtttactttttaactttatgttttacttaaaataatgtaTACTGTTATACTtacaaaagtctaaatatacttgaactttttaagtatacttaagaagtatactactttttggtaagggaagccctgtctgtgaaaccaggcctaagtTTTGTGCTTattcatttgattgttttatttgcacTGACCTTTATGTAAATCCTTGTActtcaaaaatacaatacagcCAAAAATGCAAACAGTAGCCGCCAATGAAGCCAACAACACCCCCAGTGTCACCAAAGTGATAAAAACAACAGGAGCACCTGGAAGAactgacattaaaatgttaataaagataaaacaaactAGAGGTCAAATGAACCATACACTGAGACATTTAAATTGTTGTGTATCCTAATTTGAATGCTGGCTAGTTAAAAACACACAGGCGATAAGACATTTATTGTTAATGTATAATACATACAGGGACAGATATCAAATTTCCTTCTGTATTCCAGACAGTTATTCATGCTTTGAACAGACAGTGGCTGAATCTGTTGAACAGGGCATCTTTTAATCATTTAGTGATATGagagaaattattaataaaacatcctcatacaactgaatattatttacaaaccaTACTCTCATATAAATGGTACTGTAACTCACCACCAATTCCAGATCGCAGTGATATATACGAAATGCTTCCAGCGTGAAATTAACCTTCAGAAATGTCTCGTTATCTTAAAAACAGAATTCATTTAGCATTCACGCTCATTGTCTGTGCTTCCTATATTAATGGtatatatgaaaatacatttatgatgGAACACACTACAGGTGGCACTGTGGAGTCTTTTAGATACTGAACATTAAAAGTACCTTTAAGACAATGTGAAACGGTTCTGGTTGAAGGTCAGGACTGCAGAAGGAGACTTTGTATTGGTCAGAGAACTCTTCTGGTTTAAATTCTATTGTTATCACCAAGTCACCATTTTCTTCATCCTTTCGCACTGACGGTTCTTTTACCGTCATATCCCAAATGCGATCTAAAATGACAAACAGATTTACATCACTTCCGAATAATACCAATAGGACAGAATGCAGATTTTCCATGTTTCCAGAGCATTTCGGATTAAATGTCTGCTTCATATCTAATCTGTTTGATTGCGTTATTGATTAATTCTTACCTGGAACTGTGATGTTGGTTATTGTTGTATAGCTCCCTCTGTCTGGCTTTGGTAAATTAGTTACAAAAACCTGGTATTTAAAGTCGGGGATGAGCACAATTCTGTCCAAAGAAAATGTCCACTAAAAAAGTGAAGGAAAGAGGCAAAGCTGAAACAAAGGTGTGAATAACATTGCatagtacattataaaaaaaattaaaaaatctctctgtaaataaagattattgaagtatgtTACTACTaggtctttctacttcaaaatgtcatgtttatttcaatgcgTTACTTGCTATTTTTTTGCATTAGTGAAATGTACTGAGTTTCAAAGTACACTTTTTCAGTGGATATATGATTGTATAAGTTATAGAACTCTTACCCTGCCCCGTCCTGGGTTTAATTTATCCGATAGTGTGTTACGGAAAATGTAACGAACACAAATGCTGTGATTTGTCAACATTTCAACCACAAGTACTTCAGTCCCTTTGAGAGTGTATATATTCGCTGaggaaaataattcaataaatgctttaaataattATGCCTACCATCTGTACAGGTTCTGTTATAAGAAGAACATTTCCTGTCAAAAAGGCAATTTGATTGAAATgatttggttatttttaaataaattatagtcCTATATGTTATCATATTCGTCTTACCATCCGGTAGCTGGTTCCATGTAATGTTTAGGACTGGTGCAAACTGTCCACTGTCGTCCTTCTTGGCTGCTACCTTTGCAGTTACATTAGGTAACCTTGGGGCGTTGTATCTTGGCACTACCAAACCCTCATCTGAACAGTTACCTAAGACCATCAAAGAAATATCTAATGAACATGTCTttgattttgtctttaaaaaactcatttttaaaGAAGACATCAACTCCTACTTGCCTACTTCAACCTTGCATTTCACTCCCTGTCAGAAAGCAGCataataaaaaagttactttttttatatgaataacatTAACGTTAATGGATAAAAGGGAACAAACAGTATCTTTACCTCTTGAGAACATTCCATCGGAGGGAGTTCAATGAGATGCAGAGGTGAGATTTTCATTATAACACATGAAagcagaaagaaaagagagacaaaaatcACTCtcattgtatttaatgttttctctGGTACTGTGATTTTTAAGTAATGTGACAGATCATCGAACATCCTCTCATGGCT
The DNA window shown above is from Cyprinus carpio isolate SPL01 chromosome B25, ASM1834038v1, whole genome shotgun sequence and carries:
- the LOC109087342 gene encoding LOW QUALITY PROTEIN: pseudouridine-metabolizing bifunctional protein C1861.05-like (The sequence of the model RefSeq protein was modified relative to this genomic sequence to represent the inferred CDS: deleted 1 base in 1 codon); the encoded protein is MWRLSAFLRRCITTSSSRHRKKDSLFIIHPDVKEALADQRPVVALESTIITHGMPYPHNLSTAKEVEGIVRAEGAIPATVGILEGSIHVGLSSDELDFLAQSKMALKVSRRDLPYVISKGLSGGTTVSSTMIAAHRAGIPVFVTGGIGGVHRDGENSLDVSADLTELGRTPVAVVSAGVKSILDIGRTLEFLFYGDSKSFPAFFSRQSGFWLLDSSLGNVDSQEAADLIASTLSLGLQSGLLLAIPIPEEHAATGQQIEDAIQTAVTEASSKGVTGRDVTPFILQRVSELTKGKSLQANIALIQNNAKVGGQIACALSKHKEKSGGNFRGDIKTRKSKDQRIDSNTIVIGGINVDFIAKGATKKLVFGQTNPGSVCQSFGGVGRNIADCLSRLGHKPLFISAIGKDSHSDAVLNYCKHMDTSAVARLQDQRTATYCAVITESGELSLGLGDMDIHQQIQEQYVSQFEDQLASASLVVLDGNIPLSTIDYVCCIAKKHAVPVWFEPTDADKACKPFLSESWRALSYTSPNLAELCTMNHTLGLPTPTELPRSLEDVLGCVPALSRPLLDHLNCVVVTLGALGVMVCGEHDAGTVNLQPRKQKLKGRLCAVHYPALAMSSKETVNVSGAGDSFAGAMMVGILQGLDTDSCVRMGLLAARTSLLSPHPIDPSLTADAIHLEKSHSQLWSKPSFVWIED
- the LOC109087294 gene encoding interleukin-17 receptor A-like; this translates as MFDDLSHYLKITVPEKTLNTMRVIFVSLFFLLSCVIMKISPLHLIELPPMECSQEGVKCKVEVGNCSDEGLVVPRYNAPRLPNVTAKVAAKKDDSGQFAPVLNITWNQLPDANIYTLKGTEVLVVEMLTNHSICVRYIFRNTLSDKLNPGRGRWTFSLDRIVLIPDFKYQVFVTNLPKPDRGSYTTITNITVPDRIWDMTVKEPSVRKDEENGDLVITIEFKPEEFSDQYKVSFCSPDLQPEPFHIVLKVLLMFNNETFLKVNFTLEAFRIYHCDLELVIQPLSVQSMNNCLEYRRKFDICPFLPGAPVVFITLVTLGVLLASLAATVCIFGCIVFLKYKDLHKETPSSDNSTCAKGKLEWNPIHEPKRVIIIYSLDHPLYKEIILKLCAFMRAKCGTDVTLDLLDSAWLSTIGRIQWLDMQRERISKSSDKVLILCSPGVHAKWKAMCGEHKVRLKEDERSPIGDMLTPALSLIIPDFVHASSFHKYMVAYFDDVCSEDDVPAPFNVVVKYKLMKHFEELYFRIVDMEKHEPGRIKCIEGIRENDYFNCPSGRGLRDAIEAFKNYQLKNPNWFEMELLDTDGQEEETILESTFPTDIKSSSEIECYRLFEEHKAHTFVNMVKFQNDEHVLKSSIAETAIILSENSSVLTTDVHYSGSVQSSITAIDVKGLPATKPVAQHALCLQAL